A single genomic interval of Cucumis sativus cultivar 9930 chromosome 5, Cucumber_9930_V3, whole genome shotgun sequence harbors:
- the LOC101217012 gene encoding protein PHYLLO, chloroplastic isoform X2 has translation MQADTLTAHKLAVLHPVRPFIRSSFPRSKLISTFAFIPKASRQPGSFHLPQNSSFKGVRYDSPVMGAMELSDLEDVDLLVEMCITHTLPPALTLKQGLESITEAIEKFKLESPRSSQGVFRFQVAVPPSAKALLWFCCQPESSEVYPIFFVSNEKDPTIKSLYLNDTRGVFGIGTAIYFASLSSTSSKQSTLKRYVMNDSAPIMAYGFVNANNGETSSLKNEAGHSYYCVPQIELSEYEGISVLSATLAWSESFPCTFEEALHSLGSSIYQISTNFPSSENCQYKYLRSALTASKLVDRTNQMAYMKVLSVAGEGVRTGIMEMESSLFHQFCIRLSPSVAVACNMLDHINETGHSEQEHANINALWASLIVEECSRLGLTYFCIAPGSRSSPLAIAAASHPLITCTACFDERSLAFHAIGYAKGSHSPAVVITSSGTAVSNLLPAVVEASQDFLPLLLLTADRPSELQNAGANQAINQVNHFGSFVRFFFSLPAPTDQLPARMVLTTLDSAVHWATSSPCGPVHINCPFREPLENSPSPWNLSCLNGLHIWSSSTEVFTKYIRLEASPTSTDTFGHMAEVLKVIHGARNGVLLLGSIQSEDEIWAAFLLAKHISWPIVADVLSGLRLRKSLSPFLEMKNNFFFIDHLDHALLSDSVRKWLKFDVIIQIGSRVTSKRVSKLLEDCSPCSYIMVDKHPDRHDPSHIVTHRIQSTVLEFVGCLLKASFPLNKSKLTATLRALNMMVEWEIQFQISAHYSLSEPEVAQVISEALSFDSVLFLGNSMPIRDVDMYAYGWSKCNDSGAAIPLNLQMPFYWTWTSGNRGASGIDGLLSSAVGFSVGCNKRVLCVLGDVSFLHDTNGLAILNKRMKRKPVTVVVINNNGGAIFSLLPIKDKVDAAILDQFFHTSHQVSLRNLCVAHGLKHLHVRTKKELQDALFMSHHEENDCIIEVESSIDANTTFHSVLRKFTCQAVDHGLRIFSRLYSEESVSPGLFLCKISRMECTLFRIPLCAPPTTSSSSFDQVRREFFREGFILSLFLEDGSLGLGEVSPLDIHRENLLDVEEQLNCLIPILKGAKISSSIPLLRGSFSSWVFHELGIPPSSIYPSVRCGLEMAVLHAIAGRKGCGLLDVLQHQLDEEKNLKTLSKVQICGLLDSGGTPSEVALVAKTLVEEGFPAIKLKVARQRNVMYDAAVVQEVRKKLGNQIELRVDANRNWSYEEALLFSSLVKDCGLQYIEEPVMDEDAIIKFCEESGLPVALDETIDRIQDNPVKELAKYAHPGIVAIVIKPSVVGGFENAALIARWAQQHGKMAVVSAAFESGVGLSGYVHLSCYLELQNAEVRKLMNIQPAPSIAHGLGTYRWLEEDVTVNPLRFRRDPHSGIIEASVAEANQLLENFQINQKIVCRKFTDRQVRSYRLSVDSKGFSYSIKVLEVGQRTNSLCRITCSSFFMDVLELVKTGLQS, from the exons ATGCAAGCAGACACTCTAACAGCACATAAGCTTGCTGTTCTTCATCCAGTGAGACCTTTCATTAGAAGTTCTTTCCCGCGCTCAAAACTCATCTCTACTTTCGCTTTCATTCCCAAAGCTTCCCGCCAACCAGGCTCCTTCCACTTGCCTCAGAATTCCTCCTTCAAG GGTGTGCGGTATGACAGTCCAGTAATGGGTGCAATGGAGTTATCTGATCTTGAAGATGTGGATTTGTTGGTGGAGATGTGCATTACGCATACATTGCCACCGGCTCTAACGCTTAAGCAGGGTCTGGAGAGTATAACTGAGgctattgaaaagtttaaattagaaTCTCCACGTTCTTCCCAGGGAGTTTTCAGGTTTCAG GTGGCTGTTCCCCCGAGTGCAAAAGCTCTTTTGTGGTTCTGTTGTCAACCAGAGTCGTCTGAAGTTTATCCTATATTTTTCGTTTCCAATGAGAAGGACCCGACGATTAAGTCATTGTACTTGAATGATACCCGCGGTGTTTTTGGAATTGGTACTGCAATTTACTTTGCAAGCTTGTCTTCTACTTCATCAAAACAAAGTACATTGAAAAG GTATGTCATGAATGATTCAGCTCCCATTATGGCTTATGGTTTTGTCAATGCTAATAACGGGGAGACATCTTCACTAAAGAACGAGGCTGGTCATTCATACTATTGCGTTCCCCAA ATTGAGTTGAGTGAGTACGAGGGCATTTCTGTTCTCTCTGCAACACTTGCATGGAGTGAATCTTTCCCTTGTACATTTGAGGAAGCTCTCCATTCTTTGGGCTCATCTATCTACCAG ATCAGTACTAATTTTCCATCTAGTGAAAACTGCCAgtacaaatatttaagatcTGCATTAACTGCTTCAAAACTTGTGGACAGAACAAATCAGATG GCATACATGAAAGTGCTTTCTGTAGCTGGTGAAGGTGTCAGGACAGGCATCATGGAAATG GAGTCTTCACTCTTCCATCAGTTCTGCATTAGGCTTTCACCAAGTGTTGCCGTTGCATGTAATATG TTGGATCATATCAACGAAACTGGCCACTCAGAGCAAGAGCATGCCAACATTAATGCTCTCTGGGCATCACTCATAGTTGAAGAATGTTCTCGTCTTGGTTTGACG TATTTTTGCATAGCTCCTGGATCAAGGTCATCGCCTCTTGCCATCGCTGCTGCAAGTCATCCCCTGATAACATGTACTGCATGCTTTGATGAACGCTCTCTTGCTTTTCATGCAATTGGGTATGCCAAGGGATCTCATAGCCCAGCAGTAGTAATCACATCATCTGGCACTGCTGTTTCAAATCTTCTTCCTGCT GTTGTTGAAGCTAGTCAAgactttcttcctcttttattGCTCACAGCTGACCGTCCCTCGGAGCTACAGAATGCAGGAGCAAATCAAGCTATTAATCAG GTAAACcattttggttcatttgtGAGGTTCTTCTTCAGTCTTCCGGCCCCAACTGATCAACTTCCCGCCAGAATGGTACTTACCACTCTTGATTCTGCTGTACATTGGGCAACTTCTTCACCCTGTGGCCCCGTTCACATAAACTGTCCATTTAGAGAGCCACTGGAAAATAGTCCAAGCCCATGGAATTTGAGTTGCTTAAATGGATTACACATTTGGTCATCAAGCACTGAAgtttttaccaaatatattcgACTTGAAGCATCTCCAACATCTACTGATACTTTTGGTCATATGGCAGAGGTTTTGAAAGTAATCCATGGAGCCAGAAACGGAGTTCTACTTCTTGGATCAATTCAATCAGAGGATGAGATATGGGCTGCTTTTCTATTGGCCAAACATATTTCTTGGCCTATAGTGGCTGATGTATTGTCTGGTTTACGATTAAGGAAGAGTTTGTCTCCCTTcctagaaatgaaaaataactttttctttattgatcACCTTGATCATGCTTTGCTTTCAGATTCGGTGAGAAAATGGCTAAAATTTGACGTGATTATTCAG ATCGGAAGCAGGGTAACAAGCAAACGTGTTTCAAAGTTGCTTGAGGATTGCAGTCCCTGTTCATACATCATGGTTGATAAGCATCCAGATCGTCATGATCCATCACATATTGTAACCCATAGAATTCAAAGCACCGTCTTAGAGTTTGTTGGTTGTTTACTTAAAGCTAGTTTTCCTCTCAATAAGAGCAAGTTGACTGCTACTTTACGAGCATTGAATATGATG GTTGAGTGggaaattcaatttcaaatttctgcTCATTACTCTCTATCTGAGCCAGAAGTTGCTCAGGTAATCTCAGAAGCACTTTCATTTGATTCTGTTCTGTTCCTGGGGAACAGCATGCCAATCCGCGATGTGGATATGTATGCATATGGTTGGTCAAAATGCAACGACAGTGGAGCTGCTATACCATTAAACTTACAAATGCCATTTTACTGGACATGGACTTCTGGAAATAGGGGAGCCAGTGGTATTGACGGACTTCTTAGCTCAGCAGTTGGTTTTTCTGTGGGATGCAACAAACGA GTGCTTTGTGTACTTGGAGATGTTTCTTTCCTTCATGATACAAATGGCTTAGCAATTCTGAACAAGAG GATGAAGAGGAAACCTGTGACTGTCGTTGTAATCAATAATAATGGTGGGGCAATCTTCAGTCTCCTTCCTATCAAGGACAAAGTAGATGCAGCAATACTAGACCAATTCTTTCACACCTCTCACCAGGTTTCACTCCGAAACCTATGTGTGGCACATGG CCTGAAGCATTTACATGTACGGACAAAGAAGGAACTTCAAGATGCTTTATTTATGTCTCATCATGAAGAAAATGACTGCATAATCGAGGTCGAAAGTTCCATTGATGCCAATACTACTTTCCAcag TGTCTTGAGGAAGTTCACTTGTCAAGCAGTAGATCATGGTTTACGCATCTTTTCAAGGCTTTATTCTGAAGAGTCTGTTTCACCTGGACTCTTCCTTTGCAAGATAAGTAGAATGGAATGCACATTGTTCAG AATCCCGCTATGTGCTCCACCTACGACTTCATCTAGTTCTTTTGATCAAGTCAGACGGGAGTTCTTCCGAGAAggttttattttgtctttgtttCTGGAGGACGGGAGTCTTGGGCTTGGTGAG GTTTCACCCCTTGACATCCACAGAGAGAACCTACTAGATGTGGAAGAGCAACTTAATTGTCTCATTCCTATATTAAAGGGAGCCAAGATCAGCAGCTCCATTCCTCTGCTACGGGGCTCGTTTTCATCTTGGGTTTTCCATGAACTGGGAATACCA CCAAGTTCAATCTATCCAAGTGTTCGATGTGGTTTGGAAATGGCTGTTCTCCATGCCATAGCAGGGAGAAAAGGTTGCGGCTTGTTAGATGTACTCCAGCATCAGTTAGATGAAGAAAAGAACTTGAAAACTTTgtcaaaagttcaaatttgtGGGCTTTTGGATTCCGGTGGAACTCCATCTGAGGTTGCTTTGGTTGCTAAGACACTTGTAGAAGAAGGATTTCCTGCTATCAAGTTAAAG GTAGCCCGACAACGGAATGTCATGTATGATGCTGCTGTTGTACAGGAAGTAAGGAAGAAGCTTGGCAACCAAATTGAACTCCGCGTTGATGCCAATAGGAACTGGAGCTATGAAGAAGCTCTTTTATTTAGCTCTTTGGTGAAGGACTGTGGCCTCCAATATATTGAG GAACCAGTTATGGATGAAGATgctattattaaattttgtgaagAGAGTGGTTTACCTGTCGCACTGGATGAAACTATCGATCGTATTCAAGATAATCCTGTGAAAGAACTTGCCAAGTATGCCCATCCAGGAATTGTTGCTATC GTTATAAAACCAAGTGTGGTTGGCGGATTTGAAAATGCAGCATTAATAGCGAGGTGGGCACAGCAACATGGAAAAATGGCTGTTGTTAGTGCTGCATTTGAAAGTGGTGTAGGTTTGTCCGGATATGTACACTTATCCTGTTATCTGGAGCTTCAGAATGCAGAAGTAAGAAAACTGATGAATATTCAACCAGCCCCATCTATAGCCCACGGTCTAGGAACTTACCGTTGGCTTGAAGAAGATGTAACTGTCAATCCTCTCAGGTTTCGGCGTGACCCTCATAGTGGCATCATTGAAGCATCTGTTGCTGAGGCAAatcaacttttagaaaattttcaaatcaaccAGAAGATTGTTTGTAGAAAATTTACTGACAGGCAAGTTCGCAGCTACAGATTAAGTGTAGACTCAAAGGGGTTCTCTTATTCAATTAAAGTTCTAGAGGTTGGACAAAGAACAAAC AGCTTGTGCAGGATAACGTGCTCTTCTTTCTTCATGGATGTCTTGGAACTGGTGAAGACTGGCTTACAATCATGA